A region of the Gammaproteobacteria bacterium genome:
ACGCTTCGCCACTTCAGCTGCCAAGGTTGGTCAACACGCCAACTGCCAGTTCTGCCCAAAGATAGACGAAAACTATGGCTATGATGATACCGATAGCCGCTCAATACTTTTCGCGCACTTTCCGGGCGATGATCACAAATAGGCTAAAGCAACCAAACAACAGTATTTCCATCACGGCGAAATCTGCCGGTTGCCAATTAACCTCTTCCGTCGCCTGCATGGCAATCCAAGGCACCGACAGCAGCCCCAAGGTGACCAACCTCAGCCACCGGAAAACATGTTGGTGCATCACCAGACGGTGAAGACGGCTAGGCATCTGACATTCCTGTCGCTTGGCGCATAGGATAAGACTACGCCAATTTTTTCTACGCTTCCAGCGTCAAAGAGATGTGATAGATCAAGAGGTGATCACGTTGGGGCGCCAACTGAGGATATGGCGGAGAGGGTGGGATTCGAACCCACGGTAGGGGTCAACCTACGCCGGTTTTCAAGACCGGTGCTTTCAACCGCTCAGCCACCTCTCCGGTGTGTGCGCGCAATTCTATCGCATTCGCGCATAATTGCAAATTTTTGTCGCACACTCAATGGCAAAACCGACCGGTCAAAAGACGCGCAAATCGGTGGCAGCTGAGTGAATTTTGCTGGTAAACTATTGTCAGAACATAGAAGACAAAAAGTTCGAGGGAGAACGATGGACATACAAGAACGTACGGCAAATCAGACGCAAACAGCAGTTGAGCGTCAAACTGGTGTGCTCGCCACCAATTCGGTGCTGCGTAACACCTACCTACTTTTGAGTCTGACACTCGGCTTCAGTGCCTTCACTGCCTGGTTGAGCGCGGCCCTCAATGCCCCGATGATGCATTGGGCCATTATGTTGATCGGATTTTATGGCTTGCTGTTCGCCATTGAGAAAACCAAAAACAGTTTGGTTGGGCTGGTGCTGACATTCGTATTCACTGGCTTTTTAGGCTACACGTTGGGGCCTGTGCTTGCCATCGTCTCAGTGGCCGCGCCTAAGGCACTGGCGCTCGCACTTGGTGGCACGGCTGCCATTTTCTTGAGTTTGTCTGCCTATGTGCTGATGACAGGCAAAGACATGAGCCGGCTCGGCGGGTTTATTTTCGTTGGCTTTTGGGTGCTGCTCATCAGCGTGATTGCTAACCTGTTCCTAAACATCCCGGCTTTGGGGCTCGCAATTTCGGCAGGCTTCATTCTGTTTTCATCTGCGGTGATTTTGTATCAAACCAGCGAAATCGTTCGCGGTGGCGAGACCAACTATATCACCGCCACGGTCACTCTGTTTGTGTCGCTATACAACATCTTCGTCAGCCTGCTGCATCTCATTTTGTTTTTTGCAGGCGACGACTGATCACGTGCCCGAAGCGCGTGGCGCTTCGGGATTTTTCCTTATGCCGTCCATCATCGTGCACGTCAACGCGGACCCGCTATCCACACCGGCGCATCTGAGCGCAATACGGTTTTTTCTTGCCTGCCAAGCAGAAAAGCTTGATGTGCCTATGGTCTTTTTTTCTGGTGACGCTGTGCGCATTGCCATCTCGCCAACCGTGCCGCGCTCGACCGCTGATGATCTCGCCAACCAATGGGCCAAAATAGCCGCACGCTCAAACACGCAATTGTCCGTGTGCACGTCGGCCGCAGTGCGCCGGGGCGTCATTCCACCGGATGAGGCCGAAGTGCGTCAATGGCACAGCAATTGGCATCCGGCCTTTTACGCTGGCTCTTTAGCGGATCTTTCGCAAATGCTCGCTGAAGGTGCCAAGTTGATTCGTTTTGGAGCCTAGCCATGCGCTGTGTTGTGATACTGCACAAGCCACCAGAATTCAGCGAATCGACCAGTGAAGCCATTGAACTTGCGATGTCGATGGCTAATTTTGGTGTTGGTTGTGCAGTATGGGTGACGGGCGATGCGCTCCAGTGGGTGAATGGCGAACTTCCTCGACACCAGCTTGGGCGGTTCGATAACACCAAGCTTTTGAAAGCCTTGCCATTTTATGAAATCGATGAGATTTGGGCGTTGGCAGACGAGCGTCCAGAGGCGCCGCTCGATGAGGTAGCGATACAATGGCTGACACGCGATGAATTAGCGGCACGGCTTGCGTCTGCCGAACTGGTCATAGGTGAATAAGCCATGCGTTTAATTCATTTGCATCGCTTGAATCATGACGTGACCTCGTGGTTGGCGCCACTGCTCGCAGCTTTCGAGAAAGACACCACGATCGTTTTGCGTGAACAAGCGATCAAACATTGGCTACGCGCGCCCACTGTGGTCTCAAAAAACGTCACGATCTACGCACTGGCCGACGATGCGCATCGCTTCGGCATCACAGAGGATGTTTTGACAGACAAAGACATCACCCCCATTTCAGACACTCAATTTGCGCGTCTGGTCATGCGCGCGGATCAGGTTTGGAGTTTGCCGTGATGACGATTGAAGTGGATGGTCGCTCCATTGACACTGACCGTGAAGGTTACCTGTTGAATGCCAGTGACTGGACACCACGTGTCGCCGAGGTGATCGCTGAACGGGAACAGCTGGTGCTGACCGACGAGCATTGGGAGGTCATACGCTGGGTTCGGACGTTTTATGAAGAATTCGGCAAATCACCGTCGATTCGCCCACTTGTCAATTATCTGAAACAGACCATGGGGCCCGAAAAAGGCAATAGCATTTATCTGGCGATGCTCTTTCCCGGTGGTGTTGCCAAGCAGGCCACCAAGCTGGCCGGTCTGCCGAAACCAGCTCGGTGCACCTAAGCGGCCTTAGCCGCCAATATGTGTGCGCCCGCCCATGTATGGGCGCAAAATTTCAGGGATCCACACCCGTCCGTCGGCCTCTTGGAAGTTTTCCAATATGGCCACCAGTGTTCTGCCGACGGCCAAGCCAGAACCATTGAGCGTGTGCACAAGTTGCGGTTTGCCGCCGCCCTCAGGGCGATAACGGGCCTGCATGCGACGTGCCTGGAAGTCACCGAAGTTAGAGCATGACGAAATCTCCCGGTAGGTGTTTTGGGCTGGCAACCACACTTCCAGATCATAGGTTTTCTGTGCGGAAAAACCGGTGTCGCCAGCGCACAACACCACCACCCGGTAAGGTAAGCCAAGGAGCTGCAGAATGTGCTCGGCATGACTGGTCAGTTCTTCGTGCGCGGTTTTGGAATGCTCCGGGTGAACAATTTGTACCAGCTCGACTTTATCAAATTGATGCTGACGGATAAGGCCGCGTGTGTCCTTGCCGTGCGATCCCGCTTCACTGCGGAAACATGGCGTGTGGCTGACCAGTTTGATTGGCAATGCGGATTCGGCAATGATCTCTTCGCGCAAAAGATTGGTCACCGGCACTTCGGCAGTGGGAATCAAATAGAACTGGCGACTGTCGCCCTCAGCAGCACGAATGGCAAACAGATCCTGTTCAAACTTGGGCAATTGTCCTGTGCCGATCAAGGCTTCACGCTCAACCAAATACGGCACATAGACTTCCTGATAGCCATGTTTTTCGGTATGAATGTCGAGCATAAATTGCGTAAGCGCACGATGCAATCGGGCAATATCTCCCCGCATGACGGAAAAGCGTGCTCCAGAAATTTTGGCCGCCGCAGCAAAATCCAGTCCATTTAAACGTTCACCGACATCCACGTGATCGGCCGCCGCAAAATCAAAGGTCTTTGGCTGCCCCCAACGGCGAATTTCCTGATTGTCGTTCTCATCCGCGCCATCGGGCACCGAATCATCCAGCAGATTGGGAATGCCGAGCAACAATGCATCCAGTTCTGTCTGCACCGCTTCGAATTGTTTTTTGGCCGCCTCAAGCTGTTCCCCCAAGCCGGATACTTCGGCCAGCAGCGGCGCGATGTCCTCGCCTTTGGCCTTCGCCTGACCAATGGCCTTGGAGCGCCGATTCCGCTCATTTTGCAAGTCCT
Encoded here:
- the tusE gene encoding TusE/DsrC/DsvC family sulfur relay protein, with the translated sequence MTIEVDGRSIDTDREGYLLNASDWTPRVAEVIAEREQLVLTDEHWEVIRWVRTFYEEFGKSPSIRPLVNYLKQTMGPEKGNSIYLAMLFPGGVAKQATKLAGLPKPARCT
- a CDS encoding Bax inhibitor-1/YccA family protein, with the translated sequence MDIQERTANQTQTAVERQTGVLATNSVLRNTYLLLSLTLGFSAFTAWLSAALNAPMMHWAIMLIGFYGLLFAIEKTKNSLVGLVLTFVFTGFLGYTLGPVLAIVSVAAPKALALALGGTAAIFLSLSAYVLMTGKDMSRLGGFIFVGFWVLLISVIANLFLNIPALGLAISAGFILFSSAVILYQTSEIVRGGETNYITATVTLFVSLYNIFVSLLHLILFFAGDD
- a CDS encoding serine--tRNA ligase → MIDAKLLRTDLQGVIANLARRGFDFPVEKYKSLEGQRKTLQVKMQDLQNERNRRSKAIGQAKAKGEDIAPLLAEVSGLGEQLEAAKKQFEAVQTELDALLLGIPNLLDDSVPDGADENDNQEIRRWGQPKTFDFAAADHVDVGERLNGLDFAAAAKISGARFSVMRGDIARLHRALTQFMLDIHTEKHGYQEVYVPYLVEREALIGTGQLPKFEQDLFAIRAAEGDSRQFYLIPTAEVPVTNLLREEIIAESALPIKLVSHTPCFRSEAGSHGKDTRGLIRQHQFDKVELVQIVHPEHSKTAHEELTSHAEHILQLLGLPYRVVVLCAGDTGFSAQKTYDLEVWLPAQNTYREISSCSNFGDFQARRMQARYRPEGGGKPQLVHTLNGSGLAVGRTLVAILENFQEADGRVWIPEILRPYMGGRTHIGG